TCTTCTTTAAAATCCAAGTTTTTAAAAAGTTCCTTAAATTTTAATTTATTAAATTCAGGAACTATATAATCTACCTTTGGCATTTCCAGCTCCATTTTAAATGTTTTTCATATTACATATAATACAATATGAAAATTTAACAGTAACATCAACAACTAAATACCCCGTCAGAAGACACAGTCTTCTGCCACACCTTTTTCTAAAAATGGGGGCAGGCTTGCCTAACGGGGTATTTGCCTTTTTATTTTTATATCTTTTGTAAAAGCATAATCCTATTGCTTGACTTCGTCAGTTTAATAAAAAAATAGCGAAATTTAAGAGTAAAAAGTAATGGCGATTATAACTTATTTTTAAAAACTCTATTAAAAATATAGTCTATATTCTTATATTGGGATTTTAAATCGCAGTCACTTTTAATTTCCGCTGCGGTTAAATATTTTTTTATCTCGGCATTTTTTAAACAGGCCTGTTCCATAGAAATTTTATTTTCTCTTGCATCAAAAGCCGATGCCTGTGTAATAGTGTAGGCGGCTTCTCTTGTAAGCCCTTTGTTCACTAAAGAAAGTAAAATTGCGCCGGAAAAAATTACGTCTTTTGTTTTGTCTAAATTTGCCTGCATATTGCGAGGATAGACGTTAAGCCCCGCTATAAGCCCACACATTCTGACAAGCATATAATATATTGCAAGAGATGCATCGGGCAGCATTATTCTTTCCGTTGAAGAATGGCTGATATCCCGCTCATGCCACAGAGCGATGTTTTCCATAGCGGTTTGCGCATATCCCCTTAAAAGTCTTGCAAGTCCGCAAATGTTTTCAGAAATTATCGGGTTTCTTTTATGCGGCATTGCCGACGAACCTTTTTGTCCTTTTGTAAAAGGTTCTTCGGCTTCGGATACTTCTGTTCTTTGTAAATGCCTTATTTCAACAGCTATTCTTTCAAGAGACGCACCTAAATGAGCTATTGTTGAAAAGTAGTCAGAATGTCTATCGCGCGGAATAATCTGCGTTGAAACGGGTTCCGGTTTTAGTCTCATTTTTTGACATACGTATTTTTCTATAGACGGGCTTAAATGCGCCATAGTTCCTACAGCGCCTGAAATTTTTCCATAGCTTACAGTTTCAAGAGTGTGCTCAAGCCTTGCGATATTTCTTTTTATTTCGCTGTAAAATCCCGCTATTTTTAAACCAAACGTCGTAGGTTCGGCATGAACGCCGTGCGTTCTCCCCATAATAGGTGTCATTTTATATTTTTTTGCTAACTTGGAAAGTTCTGCGGCAAGTTTTTTTGTTTCTTGTATTATAAGGAGCATAGACTGCCTTAACTGCGCGCCTGTGGCAGTGTCTAAAACATCCGAAGAAGTCATACCTAGATGCAAAAATCTGCCGTCGGGACCTGTAGTTTCAACCACAGCCGACAAAAAAGCTATGACATCGTGCTTTACTACAGCCTCTATTTCATTGATTCTTTTAACGTTGATTTTAGCTTTCTTTTTTACGGTTTCAACGGCTTTTTTAGGCACAAGCCCGCGTTTAGACATAGCTTCTGCCGCAAATATTTCAACTTCTAACATCTTCTGAAATCTATTTTCTTCAGACCAAATCGCCGCCATTTCAGGCTTGCTGTAACGCGGAATCATTTTGGTTAAACCCCTTTATTTATATTTTCTATCACTTTCTTTATTGCGATCGGATAAATCTGATGTTCAGTTTTCAAAATTCTTGCAGACAAAAGCTGCACGGTATCATCGTCAAAAACAGGTACTTCTTTTTGCATAATCACTTTACCACAGTCATAATTTTCATCGGCAAAATGAACAGTGGCTCCTGATTTTTTTTCCTTTGCTTTTATGACAGCTTCATGTACGTGGTGTCCATACATTCCTTTCCCTCCGAATTTAGGTAAAAGTGACGGATGAATATTTAAAATTCTATTTCGATAAGCGCTTATTATATTACCTCCGACAATTCTCATATATCCGGCCAGACATATAAAATCCGCAGCATTTTCTTTAAGAGTTTTTAAAATTTCCGCGTTAAAAGAAAGTTCGTCCACATAATTTTTTCTCTCTACACATACGGATTTTATATTTTCTTTTTTTGCTCTTTCCAAAGCATAAGCGTTCGGATTATTTGAAATAACTAAAACTACCTCCGCAGTAGATTTCAGAACACCACTTTTTGTGGAATCTATTATAGCCTGCATGTTTGAACCGCCGCCGGAAACTAATATAGCGATTTTTTTCATATTATTCTTTCTTTAAAAAATTAAAATCTATATTTAGTCCGGCCGCATCCATTTCCCTTGCAAGCTTAAGTTCCATAAGCTCTTTAATGTCATCTATTTCAAGAAAGTTCAGACCACCATAATTTTCATCATAAAACTCTATATCATCTCGGGAAATTATTAAAACTTTCCTGCTGGTAAGCTTTGCCACATAAAAACCAGTGCTAAAAGTAATGCATGGCTTAGGTATTTTTTTTCCGTTATAGTCAAGGTCGCCTTTCCAATTAATGATAGCAAAAGCTGGTTCTTCTTTTATAGAAAATGCGAGCGTATCGGTAATAAAAACATCTCTTTCGGCATTAGGGTCAACTGTTAATGGTTCGTAGCCCATTTTTTTTATGAAAGTAAAAATATACTCTTTTAGTTTCCTATCCTCAATATTTATAAGAAGAACTTTTTTACCTTTTGCTAATACTCCTTTTTTGTCCGAACTTTTTTCTTCCTTTTTCTCTTCTTTAATTGCTGAAGGCAGTGTTTGTGTTGTGGATGTCGACGATTCCGCGTTTTCCTGAGGTCTTCCATTTCTTTCATCCGACTTTTCTTTCTGGGTTCTGGAAATGCCTTCAGCATCGGCTTTTAAATTTTCAAGAATGTCTTTGGCAATCATTAATCCTTCTATCCAAGCTTTTTTGAAAGAGGCTTCAGAGGATAAAATATCAAACTGTTTTGGATAGTAATCTATTTTTTTGAAAGCTCTGAGTTGATCATGATCAGCCCCATAAGTTTTTTCAATAAATTGTTTAACTTCTCTTACCCATTTAATAAAATCGCTGGCTTTTGGCCCGCTTTCGGCCTTTAACACATCAATACGATTTATAAACTTCTCCATATCTTTGATAATTTCTTGTTTTTCCATATTAATCACCCCCTTCTTACATTATCTCTACGCCTTTTTTATCCTTTTTGACATAACCTATAACTTCTGCGTGTTTAAAAAACTTTTTTATCCGAAGTGCTGCTTCAGGTTTTACTATAACAGCCATACCTATTCCCATATTAAGCGTTCTGTAAATATCCTTCTGTGAAACTTTCCCTTTCTGTCGTATGATTTCAAAAATTTCAGGAACTGCCCACGAGTTTTTCTCTATTATTACTTTACGGTTTTCTGGAAGAATTCTGCTTATTTTATCATAAAAACTTCCGCCGGTAATATGAGCTATGCCGGTTATGTTTTGTTTAAATTCGGATATTGCGGCGATTATTTCTTTGACATATATTTTTGTGGGAGCAAGAAGCTGTTTGGAATACTTTTTTAGTTCTTTATCGGAAAATATCTTTCTTATAAGAGAATATCCATTAGAATGGGGACCGCTTGATGGAAGACCTACCACAACATCTTCTGGTTTTATTTTATCTCCGGTAATTTCTTTGCCTTTTTCAACGATTCCAACCGAAAAGCCAGCCAAATCATACTCACCATCTTTGTAAAATCCTGGCATTTCGGCAGTTTCTCCTCCAATAAGTTTTGTACCGGACTGCTCACAGCCTTTTGATATTCCTTTAATAACTTCCTCGACTTGTTTTACATTAAGTTTTCCGCATGCAAAATAGTCGAGAAAAAACAGAGGTCTTGCCCCGCAGCAAATTAAATCGTTTACGTTCATTGCCACGAGATCTATACCTACGGTATCATGTTTATTTATAAGAAAGGCGAGTTTCAATTTTGTACCTACTCCATCAGCGGAACTTACCAGATTATATTTGCTTTCTGGAAGTGCAAACAATCCGCCAAATCCTCCTATCGACGGAAAATTCTTTCTTATTCTTTTAACAAGCTCGTTCCCCGCTTCAATATTAACACCAGCTTTCTTATAAGTAATCGACATTTGTCCTCCGAATACATGAAATTTTTATTTTCTGCTTCCGGGCTTTACAGGCAAACCACCTTCGCGGCACATGGGGCATTCTTCGGCTTTATAACTTTTTATGTCTAAACTTAACAATGAAAATCGAGGAACTCCGAAATCAACTTTTCCCGCACTTCTATCGACAAGAGAAACAACTGCTGCGATTTCAACTCCGTAATTTGCAAGCGCGTCTATAACTTCCTTTGTGGAAAGTCCCGTCGTAACAACATCTTCAGCGACAAGTGCCTTAGCTCCTTTATCAGCAAAAAAGCCTCTTCTGAGCATCACTTTTCCGTCAACTCTTTCGGTAAATATCGCTCTCACTCCGAGCGCTCTTCCTATCTCATGTCCTATAATGATTCCTCCCATGGCTGGAGAAACAATGAGATCAACTTTTATTTCCTTTTCTTTAACTTTTTTTGAAAGTTCTGCGGCAAGCTTTTCCGCTTCACGAGGATATTGCAAAATCAAAGCCGACTGAAAATATGTATCAGAATGCAATCCGCTAGAAAGTAAAAAATGACCACTGAGCAAAGCGTTATTTTTTTTAAAAAGTTCTTTTACTTCGTTTTGATCCACTTTACAACCCTTTAATAGATTCATAAATATTTTTTGCAGCCTGTGCGAAATTATCGGCTTCAAGAATAGGTCTCCCGACGACTATAAAATCAGCTCCGGCTCTGACGGCAGCTTCTGGAGAAGATATACGTTTTTGATCATCATCGGCTTTTGCCACTCTTATTCCGGGAGTGACAACTTCAAATTCTTTTCCACACTCTTTTTTTATTAATTTGGCTTCCAGCGGAGAAGATATTACTCCGTCAACACCGCATTCTTTTGCAAGCTTAGCTCTTTTCATTACTTCTTCAGGAAATGTAATCTGGCTTGTCAACACTGTTACCGCCCAGATTTTAGGTCTGTTTAAAACGTTTACTGCGGCTTTAAGCATCTCTTCTCCACCTACAGTGTGAACGGTTAAACTGTAAACACCCAGTTTTCCCGCGGATTCCACAGAACGTTTTACCGTCGCAGGTATATCGTGAAATTTCAAATCAAGAAAAACTTCTTTCCCATAATTTTTTATCATTTTAATAATTTCTTGCCCAGATTGCAAAAATAATATCGGTCCGACTTTATAAATATCGATATAATACTTGGTATCTTCGACAAGCTTTTTTGCTTTTGTGAAATCATAAACGTCCAAAGCTAGTATTGTCTTTTTCATATCTATTCCTTTTTTCCCGTCAATTAGAAAAAGTGACATCATACATATTTACTTTTCTGATAATTTTTCTAACTGTTTTGATTTTCTTTTCTTTCAATATATCTTTGATGCCGTCTATCACTTTTACTATATTCTGTGGAGATATTAAACTTGCCGAACCAACACTTACAGCAGATGCGCCGGCAAGCATAAACTCTACGGCGTCTTCGCCTGTGGTTATTCCACCACAACCGATTATTGGAATTTTTAAATCGGGATATGTGTCATAAACACATCTTAATGCCATCGGCTTTATGCACGACCCGGACATTCCGCCTTTAACGGTTGAAAGTTTTGGTTTGAAAGTTTTAACGTCTATAGCCATTGCCGGATAAGTGTTTGCAAGAGTTACACCGTCTGCGCCAGCATTTTGAGCAGCCAAAGCAAGCTGCGCAATATCAGTGATAAGCGGCGATAATTTTGCAATCAGCGGAACTTTCGAAATTTTTGCGACACTTTTTATAATGTCGGTCATCAAAGGCAAATCGTGACAGATTATTTTCTTTTTCAAATTCGGGCACGACAAATTTAATTCTATTGCAGATATTCCTTTTTGTGCACTTAAAATTTTTACTGTTTCAATATAATCTTTTGAACAAAAACCCGCCACGCTTACAAAAATAGGAACGCCTATTTTTGATAATTTTTCAAGCGGCTCTCCGACAAAAGATTTAGCGCCTATATTTTGCAGCCCTATTGTATTGAGCAATCCCGCTTCGACTTCGGCAATTCTGGGCTGAGGATTACCACTGCGTGACTCAAAAGTAATTGTTTTTGTAACGATACCGCCAAGTCTTTTTAAAGGAATTAAATCGGCAAGTTCATACCCATAGCCGAAAGTACCCGACGCCGAAAGTACAGGATTTTTTAATTTTATTCCCGCAAAATTTATGCTTAGATCTGGTTTCATTATTTAAATCCTAAAATTTTGCATATATTAATTATTTTTCTCTCGGTTTTTACTTTGTCAAGTAAAGCTCCTTTATTTTCGTATTTTTTCATTAACTCTTCTACTTCTTCATAGGTGTGATTCATTTTCTCACTCCTGCCTCAAAATTTTTAGCTTGTTGTCTCCAATATTTTAATTCCAAGTATTGGCCCCGGTTCTGCTTGAATTGCATGATGTAACTCAAATTTTTTAATATGGTGGTTTGCCTTCAAATCCCCCCCCCCCCCCCCCAGAAAACGCTGCTTTGTCTGTGTTGTTGGATAAAATGTTTGCCGCTGTTGTACATGAAAACGTAAATATTGAGATTAAAAATAAAGAAAATAATTTTTTCATATTTCTATTTCTTCAATTTTAAAAACAGGTCCGTCTTTGCAAGTCATTTTATTTTGACCGTTGATTTGAACCGCGCAGCCTTGGCAGCTGCCTATGCCGCAAGCCATTTTTTCTTCAAGTGAAGCATAGCCGCATATATTCTTTTCTCTTGCCATTTTTATAACCGCTTTCATCATTGCTGCAGGTCCGCACATATACAAAGTATATCCTGTCTTCAATCTTCTTTCCAATATCTGCGTTATAAGCCCTTTGTATCCTTTTGAACCATCTTCTGTGGAAACTATAACTTTCCAGCCAAGTTTTTTGAATTTATCTAAACACAACAAATCTTTTTTTGCACGAGCGCCATAAAATAAAGTTCCCTTGTTTTCCAATTTTGACGCGAGAAAATAAACCGAAGCTATTCCCGTTCCGCCGGCAACTATTACAGGATAATAATCTTGAAAAAATTTTGAAGTATACTCGTGGCAAGAAACTGGATAACCGCTGCCAAGAGGACCCAGCATTGAAATTTCACCGGTTTTAATTTCAGAAAGTTTTCTTGTGCCTTCTCCAGCAATTTTATATAAAAATGAAATTATACCATCTATGGCATTGTGAATACTTATGGGACGACGCAAAAAAACACCCGGTACGGAAATCATAAAAAACAAACCGGGAGCGCATGCTTTAATTACGTCATTTCCAGCATCAACATTCAGTTCAAAATATCCGCCGCAAACTTCTTTATTGGAAATGATTTTATAGCTTTTATCAAAACGTTTATTCATAGAAAAGGCGCCATACACCGCTAGGCTGTGGGATAAAATTGTCCATTTGCCGCCACACATCTTTAAAAATGAGAATTACTTTATCTCTCGTAAACTATATTTCCGCCGACTATCGTCATAACTGCGCCGCCTGTAAATTTTCTTCCAATAAAAGGCGAGTTTTTGCTTTTGGAGATTATGCTTTCTTTCGTAAATTCATACGAATATTCCATATCTATAATTGTGATGTCCGCAATACTTCCTGTTTTTAAAGAACCCCTGTCTTCAAGATTAAAAATTTTCGCGGGATTTACAGTTATTTTAGCTATCGCTTCATTTAAACTTAAGATTTTTGAGGCTACAAGTTCATTTAATATAAGGCTTAACATCGTCTCAAATCCTATTATTCCAAAAGGCGTCAAATCAAACTCTCTGTTTTTTTCTTCTTGAGTATGTGGAGCATGGTCTGTTGCAATACAATCTATAGTGCCGTCGGCAAGTCCTGCTTTTATGGCTTCCACATCTCTTTTTTCCCTCAGCGGAGGATTCATTTTCGTATTTGCGTCATATACTTTTACTACATCGTCCGTCAAGGTAAAATAATGAGGACATGTTTCTGCAGTAACGTTTATACCTTTCTTTT
The window above is part of the Candidatus Endomicrobium procryptotermitis genome. Proteins encoded here:
- a CDS encoding dihydroorotate dehydrogenase yields the protein MKPDLSINFAGIKLKNPVLSASGTFGYGYELADLIPLKRLGGIVTKTITFESRSGNPQPRIAEVEAGLLNTIGLQNIGAKSFVGEPLEKLSKIGVPIFVSVAGFCSKDYIETVKILSAQKGISAIELNLSCPNLKKKIICHDLPLMTDIIKSVAKISKVPLIAKLSPLITDIAQLALAAQNAGADGVTLANTYPAMAIDVKTFKPKLSTVKGGMSGSCIKPMALRCVYDTYPDLKIPIIGCGGITTGEDAVEFMLAGASAVSVGSASLISPQNIVKVIDGIKDILKEKKIKTVRKIIRKVNMYDVTFSN
- the purB gene encoding adenylosuccinate lyase; protein product: MIPRYSKPEMAAIWSEENRFQKMLEVEIFAAEAMSKRGLVPKKAVETVKKKAKINVKRINEIEAVVKHDVIAFLSAVVETTGPDGRFLHLGMTSSDVLDTATGAQLRQSMLLIIQETKKLAAELSKLAKKYKMTPIMGRTHGVHAEPTTFGLKIAGFYSEIKRNIARLEHTLETVSYGKISGAVGTMAHLSPSIEKYVCQKMRLKPEPVSTQIIPRDRHSDYFSTIAHLGASLERIAVEIRHLQRTEVSEAEEPFTKGQKGSSAMPHKRNPIISENICGLARLLRGYAQTAMENIALWHERDISHSSTERIMLPDASLAIYYMLVRMCGLIAGLNVYPRNMQANLDKTKDVIFSGAILLSLVNKGLTREAAYTITQASAFDARENKISMEQACLKNAEIKKYLTAAEIKSDCDLKSQYKNIDYIFNRVFKNKL
- a CDS encoding dihydroorotate dehydrogenase electron transfer subunit, with protein sequence MNKRFDKSYKIISNKEVCGGYFELNVDAGNDVIKACAPGLFFMISVPGVFLRRPISIHNAIDGIISFLYKIAGEGTRKLSEIKTGEISMLGPLGSGYPVSCHEYTSKFFQDYYPVIVAGGTGIASVYFLASKLENKGTLFYGARAKKDLLCLDKFKKLGWKVIVSTEDGSKGYKGLITQILERRLKTGYTLYMCGPAAMMKAVIKMAREKNICGYASLEEKMACGIGSCQGCAVQINGQNKMTCKDGPVFKIEEIEI
- the purN gene encoding phosphoribosylglycinamide formyltransferase; protein product: MKKIAILVSGGGSNMQAIIDSTKSGVLKSTAEVVLVISNNPNAYALERAKKENIKSVCVERKNYVDELSFNAEILKTLKENAADFICLAGYMRIVGGNIISAYRNRILNIHPSLLPKFGGKGMYGHHVHEAVIKAKEKKSGATVHFADENYDCGKVIMQKEVPVFDDDTVQLLSARILKTEHQIYPIAIKKVIENINKGV
- the pyrF gene encoding orotidine-5'-phosphate decarboxylase, which produces MKKTILALDVYDFTKAKKLVEDTKYYIDIYKVGPILFLQSGQEIIKMIKNYGKEVFLDLKFHDIPATVKRSVESAGKLGVYSLTVHTVGGEEMLKAAVNVLNRPKIWAVTVLTSQITFPEEVMKRAKLAKECGVDGVISSPLEAKLIKKECGKEFEVVTPGIRVAKADDDQKRISSPEAAVRAGADFIVVGRPILEADNFAQAAKNIYESIKGL
- the purM gene encoding phosphoribosylformylglycinamidine cyclo-ligase; this encodes MSITYKKAGVNIEAGNELVKRIRKNFPSIGGFGGLFALPESKYNLVSSADGVGTKLKLAFLINKHDTVGIDLVAMNVNDLICCGARPLFFLDYFACGKLNVKQVEEVIKGISKGCEQSGTKLIGGETAEMPGFYKDGEYDLAGFSVGIVEKGKEITGDKIKPEDVVVGLPSSGPHSNGYSLIRKIFSDKELKKYSKQLLAPTKIYVKEIIAAISEFKQNITGIAHITGGSFYDKISRILPENRKVIIEKNSWAVPEIFEIIRQKGKVSQKDIYRTLNMGIGMAVIVKPEAALRIKKFFKHAEVIGYVKKDKKGVEIM
- the pyrE gene encoding orotate phosphoribosyltransferase, whose protein sequence is MDQNEVKELFKKNNALLSGHFLLSSGLHSDTYFQSALILQYPREAEKLAAELSKKVKEKEIKVDLIVSPAMGGIIIGHEIGRALGVRAIFTERVDGKVMLRRGFFADKGAKALVAEDVVTTGLSTKEVIDALANYGVEIAAVVSLVDRSAGKVDFGVPRFSLLSLDIKSYKAEECPMCREGGLPVKPGSRK